One window of Methylococcus sp. EFPC2 genomic DNA carries:
- a CDS encoding tryptophan--tRNA ligase yields the protein MSKTRVLTGITTTGTPHLGNYVGAIRPAIEASHDHNVLPFYFLADYHALIKCQDPERVRQSTLEIAATWLALGLDTENAVFYRQSDIPEIAELAWLLGCVTAKGLMNRAHAYKAAVQANEESGESDPDKGVTMGLFNYPILMAADILLFNAHKVPVGKDQIQHIEMARDIGGRFNHIYGEHFTLPEAVVGEETAILAGLDGRKMSKSYDNTIPLFLPEKQFRKLIMKIKTNSLEPGVPKDPDTCTLFSIYRAFATKEEVADVRRRYEDGIAWGEMKQFLFEYLNDHLTAARERYDALLQSPDKIEEALQDGARKAREFSAPFVKQLRASVGIRGLAG from the coding sequence ATGAGTAAGACTAGAGTCCTGACCGGCATCACCACCACCGGTACCCCCCATCTCGGCAACTACGTCGGCGCCATCCGCCCTGCCATCGAAGCGAGCCACGACCACAACGTGCTACCGTTTTATTTCCTGGCGGATTACCACGCATTGATCAAATGCCAGGATCCCGAGCGCGTGCGCCAGTCGACGTTGGAAATCGCCGCGACCTGGCTGGCTTTGGGGCTGGATACGGAAAACGCGGTGTTCTACCGCCAATCGGACATCCCCGAGATCGCCGAACTGGCCTGGCTGCTGGGCTGCGTCACAGCCAAGGGTTTGATGAATCGCGCCCACGCCTATAAGGCGGCGGTGCAAGCCAACGAGGAAAGCGGAGAGAGCGATCCCGACAAGGGAGTGACCATGGGACTGTTCAACTATCCCATCCTCATGGCCGCCGACATCCTGCTGTTCAATGCCCACAAAGTTCCAGTAGGCAAGGATCAGATACAGCACATCGAAATGGCGCGCGACATCGGCGGCCGTTTCAACCACATCTACGGCGAGCACTTCACCCTGCCGGAAGCCGTGGTCGGAGAAGAAACCGCTATCCTGGCCGGGCTGGACGGCCGCAAGATGAGCAAGAGTTACGACAACACCATTCCCTTGTTTCTGCCGGAAAAGCAGTTCCGCAAGCTGATCATGAAGATCAAGACCAATTCGCTCGAACCCGGCGTGCCCAAGGATCCGGACACCTGCACCCTGTTCAGCATCTACCGGGCGTTCGCAACCAAGGAAGAAGTGGCGGACGTACGCCGCCGCTACGAGGACGGCATCGCCTGGGGCGAGATGAAACAGTTTCTGTTCGAATACCTCAACGACCATCTGACGGCCGCCCGCGAGCGCTACGACGCACTCCTACAGTCGCCGGACAAGATCGAGGAAGCCTTGCAGGATGGGGCGCGCAAGGCGCGCGAATTCAGCGCGCCATTCGTCAAGCAATTGCGCGCCAGCGTGGGCATACGCGGCCTGGCCGGCTGA
- a CDS encoding PilZ domain-containing protein: protein MSDYIEKRTFARSPAHCRLSFNLIDRDGVRDGSCLDVSAAGILFITDRPVEPGRAVEIRTSPDNPNTPPLTAFAEITRCIPDERGFQIAAAIKGIKAD from the coding sequence ATGAGCGATTACATCGAAAAAAGAACCTTCGCCCGCTCGCCGGCGCATTGCCGGCTAAGCTTTAACCTGATCGACCGTGACGGTGTCCGTGACGGATCCTGCCTGGACGTCAGCGCCGCAGGTATATTGTTCATCACCGACCGGCCCGTCGAACCCGGTAGAGCCGTGGAAATCCGCACCTCTCCGGACAATCCCAACACACCGCCATTAACGGCTTTCGCGGAAATCACGCGCTGCATCCCGGACGAGCGCGGCTTTCAGATCGCCGCCGCCATCAAAGGCATCAAGGCGGACTGA
- a CDS encoding 6-carboxytetrahydropterin synthase: MYTITKEIYFCYGHRLMNHPGKCRHLHGHSVKAAITVQAEQLNDQGMVCDFADLATCAHEFIDGQIDHNLLIHENDPLLPALEAARERYMALTEHPTAEYLARLIYEFVKEKGFEVLSVTLWETASACATYSEA; this comes from the coding sequence ATGTACACGATAACCAAGGAAATCTACTTCTGTTACGGCCATCGCCTGATGAACCATCCGGGCAAATGTCGCCACCTGCATGGCCATAGCGTCAAAGCGGCCATCACCGTTCAGGCCGAGCAATTAAACGATCAAGGCATGGTGTGCGATTTTGCCGACCTGGCGACCTGCGCCCATGAATTCATCGATGGCCAAATCGACCATAACCTGCTGATCCATGAGAACGATCCGCTGCTGCCAGCACTCGAGGCGGCCCGTGAACGATATATGGCCCTGACCGAGCACCCGACCGCGGAATACCTGGCGCGTTTGATCTACGAATTCGTCAAGGAAAAAGGATTCGAGGTATTAAGCGTGACGCTGTGGGAAACCGCCAGCGCTTGCGCCACCTATAGCGAAGCCTGA
- a CDS encoding DUF1249 domain-containing protein, with protein MSTLEPINKSYWLSRVCEANYTRLLTLIPHLLTLPVGVSARADGTPGLELELLERSPYTLLIELTHSFTWEFGALSEPAVRIRVYLDAHTTEVLSAKERPYVFDIMRHDAEAREVMDYKWSLNYFLALWLDHCIASDYQFRRPELMQDACYANA; from the coding sequence ATGAGCACGCTCGAACCCATCAACAAATCCTACTGGCTGTCGCGGGTCTGCGAGGCCAACTACACGCGTTTGCTGACGCTGATACCGCATCTGCTCACGCTCCCCGTCGGTGTATCGGCGCGTGCCGACGGAACACCGGGTCTGGAGCTGGAACTTTTAGAGCGCTCGCCCTATACCCTGCTGATCGAACTGACCCACAGCTTCACCTGGGAGTTCGGTGCCCTGTCGGAACCTGCCGTGCGCATCCGCGTTTACCTGGACGCCCACACGACCGAAGTTCTCAGCGCGAAAGAGAGACCTTATGTCTTCGACATCATGCGGCATGATGCCGAGGCGCGGGAGGTGATGGATTACAAATGGTCGCTGAACTACTTCCTGGCCTTATGGCTGGACCACTGCATCGCCAGCGACTATCAGTTCCGCCGACCGGAATTGATGCAGGATGCATGCTACGCGAATGCCTGA
- a CDS encoding non-heme iron oxygenase ferredoxin subunit, which yields MSDWVDVVPEAGLADGEHVVADVDGVSVAVFRVGSELFAIEDACTHDGAEIASGRLDGYEIVCPRHGARFCIRTGKVLKAPAYEDLSCFPVRVEGGVVQVRDERWD from the coding sequence ATGTCGGACTGGGTGGATGTCGTGCCCGAGGCGGGCTTGGCCGACGGCGAACATGTGGTGGCGGACGTGGACGGCGTGAGCGTCGCCGTTTTTCGGGTAGGAAGCGAACTGTTCGCCATCGAAGATGCCTGCACCCATGACGGGGCGGAGATCGCTTCGGGACGGCTGGACGGCTACGAAATCGTTTGTCCCCGCCACGGCGCGCGGTTTTGCATCAGGACGGGAAAGGTTCTCAAGGCGCCGGCTTACGAAGACCTCAGCTGCTTCCCCGTGCGTGTGGAAGGAGGCGTGGTGCAGGTGCGGGATGAGCGCTGGGACTGA
- the sufU gene encoding Fe-S cluster assembly sulfur transfer protein SufU, producing MLDQIRDLYQEVVFDHNRNPRNFRVMDDYTRKIDGFNPLCGDRITLYVKVVDEVIEDVSFQGSGCAISTASASLMTEIVRGKTEEETHHLFELFHRITTGQDERVNLEELGKLAVLAGVRAYPARVKCATLAWHSLEAALKEEGETVSTE from the coding sequence ATGCTGGATCAAATCCGCGACCTTTATCAGGAGGTCGTATTCGACCATAACCGTAATCCGCGCAATTTCCGGGTCATGGACGATTACACCCGCAAGATCGACGGCTTCAATCCCTTGTGCGGCGACCGCATCACCCTGTACGTGAAGGTGGTTGACGAAGTGATCGAGGACGTCAGTTTCCAGGGCTCCGGCTGCGCTATCTCCACCGCCTCGGCTTCTCTAATGACGGAAATCGTTCGCGGCAAGACCGAGGAAGAGACCCATCATTTGTTCGAGCTGTTCCATCGCATAACCACCGGGCAGGACGAAAGAGTGAATCTGGAAGAGCTGGGCAAGCTGGCCGTGCTGGCTGGTGTGCGGGCTTATCCGGCGCGGGTCAAATGCGCGACCCTGGCCTGGCATTCCCTGGAAGCGGCCCTCAAGGAGGAGGGCGAGACGGTCAGCACGGAGTGA